Proteins from one Pseudomonas bijieensis genomic window:
- a CDS encoding type VI secretion protein, which produces MPFFTWRTVLLTLLMSFTLGGCSGNYKFNDSDYRPLGDPQAINRGK; this is translated from the coding sequence ATGCCTTTCTTTACCTGGCGAACCGTTCTGCTGACGCTCCTGATGTCATTCACCCTCGGCGGTTGTAGTGGCAACTACAAATTCAACGACAGTGATTATCGCCCTCTGGGTGATCCACAGGCGATCAATCGCGGCAAGTGA
- the tssJ gene encoding type VI secretion system lipoprotein TssJ: MSHCTMHLSKPLTTLAMTLLLAGCTALSPFSTMTKLNLSLTASERLNPDINGRPSPVVVRLFELRHPVAFENSDFFSLYEHARETLAPDLVSSEELELRPGETVELRLGLSGNGHYVGIIAAYRDLPHVRWRYTLPVVATQLTEANLILDQDGVATTLERQARVDDR; this comes from the coding sequence ATGTCCCACTGCACGATGCACTTATCCAAGCCTTTGACGACGCTGGCCATGACCTTGCTGTTGGCCGGTTGCACCGCGCTGTCGCCCTTTTCGACGATGACCAAGCTCAACCTCTCCCTGACGGCCAGTGAGCGACTCAACCCCGATATCAATGGGCGACCATCGCCGGTGGTGGTGCGGCTGTTCGAACTCAGGCATCCGGTGGCTTTTGAAAACTCAGATTTCTTCAGCCTCTATGAGCACGCGAGGGAAACACTGGCCCCTGACCTGGTTTCCAGCGAAGAGCTGGAACTGCGTCCAGGTGAAACCGTCGAGCTCAGGCTCGGTCTCTCTGGGAATGGCCATTACGTCGGCATAATCGCGGCGTACCGTGACCTGCCACATGTTCGCTGGCGCTACACACTGCCAGTGGTTGCGACACAGTTGACCGAAGCGAACCTGATCCTCGACCAGGATGGGGTCGCCACTACACTTGAAAGACAGGCCAGGGTAGATGACCGATGA
- the tssE gene encoding type VI secretion system baseplate subunit TssE translates to MTYGSLFERLAGDSEKRAGLNREVCVVTSVAAHLAKMLSTRAGSVQTLSDYGLPDLNDMRLSLHDARSQARKAIEIFIKTYEPRLRNVCVVSMPSNADQLRLSFSIDALLDVEGVRRQVSFSACLDGSGQVKVRQG, encoded by the coding sequence ATGACGTATGGCAGCCTTTTCGAGCGCCTGGCAGGTGATTCTGAAAAGCGCGCGGGTTTGAACCGCGAGGTTTGTGTCGTGACATCGGTGGCTGCGCATCTGGCCAAGATGCTCAGCACCCGGGCGGGTAGCGTGCAGACACTCTCCGATTATGGGCTGCCGGACCTCAATGACATGCGCTTGAGCCTGCACGACGCGAGGAGTCAGGCCCGCAAGGCGATCGAGATCTTCATCAAGACCTACGAGCCACGCCTCAGAAATGTCTGTGTCGTTTCAATGCCCAGTAACGCCGATCAACTTCGCCTGTCCTTCAGCATCGACGCTTTGCTGGACGTGGAGGGGGTCAGGCGGCAGGTCAGCTTTTCCGCATGCCTGGACGGCAGCGGCCAAGTCAAGGTCAGACAAGGATAG
- the tssB gene encoding type VI secretion system contractile sheath small subunit, producing MAKEGSIAPKERINVTFKPATGGAQEEIELPLKLLAIGDYTHRRDERKIEDRKPIGIDKMSFDEVLAKQELNLTLSVPNRLQEGSETQELAVQLRVNSMKDFNPASLVEQVPELSKLMELRGALVALKGPLGNAPAFRKAIEGVLANDDSRRRVLDELGLNTTAKSA from the coding sequence ATGGCCAAAGAAGGCTCAATCGCCCCCAAGGAACGCATCAACGTCACCTTCAAGCCTGCCACTGGCGGTGCCCAGGAAGAAATTGAACTGCCATTGAAACTCTTGGCGATCGGTGATTACACCCACCGCAGGGACGAACGCAAGATCGAGGACCGCAAGCCGATTGGCATCGACAAGATGAGCTTCGACGAAGTGTTGGCCAAACAGGAGCTGAACCTGACCCTGAGCGTACCGAATCGTCTTCAGGAAGGGAGCGAAACTCAAGAGTTGGCCGTACAGCTGCGTGTGAACTCGATGAAGGATTTCAACCCGGCGAGCCTGGTCGAACAAGTGCCGGAGCTCAGCAAACTGATGGAACTGCGTGGCGCCCTGGTTGCGCTCAAAGGGCCATTGGGTAACGCACCGGCGTTTCGCAAGGCCATCGAGGGCGTACTCGCCAATGACGATTCCCGCCGCCGCGTACTGGATGAGCTGGGTCTGAACACCACAGCGAAGAGCGCTTGA
- the tssC gene encoding type VI secretion system contractile sheath large subunit, translating to MSTHAVQKQGQNNATILESIIAQTHLTPDDDAYDIAKRGVSAFIEELLKPQNSGEPVKKAMVDRMIAEIDAKLSRQMDEILHHPQFQALESAWRGLQLLVDRTDFRENIKIEMLNVSKDDLLDDFEDSPEVMQSGLYKHIYTAEYGQFGGQPVGAVIANYFMSPSSPDVKLMQYVSSVACMSHAPFIAAAGPKFFGLESFTGLPDLKDLKDHFEGPQFAKWQSFRQSEDARYFALTVPRFLLRNPYDPQENPVKAFVYKETVANSHEHYLWGNTAYAFGTRLTDSFAKFRWCPNIVGPQSGGAVEDLPLHHFESMGEIETKIPTEVLVSDRREYELAEEGFISLTMRKGSDNAAFFSASSVQKPKFFGIGAEDKHAELNYKLGTQLPYMMIVNRLAHYLKVLQREQLGSWKERTDLERELNNWIRQYVADQENPSAEVRGRRPLRAAKIIVSDVEGEPGWYRVGLNVRPHFKYMGADFTLSLVGKLDKV from the coding sequence ATGAGTACCCATGCAGTACAGAAGCAGGGCCAGAACAACGCCACCATTCTTGAAAGCATCATCGCCCAGACTCACCTGACTCCGGACGATGACGCCTACGACATTGCCAAGCGCGGCGTGTCTGCGTTCATCGAAGAGCTGCTCAAGCCGCAAAACAGCGGTGAGCCGGTCAAGAAGGCCATGGTAGACCGCATGATCGCCGAGATCGATGCCAAGCTCAGTCGCCAGATGGACGAAATCCTCCACCACCCGCAATTCCAGGCATTGGAGTCGGCATGGCGCGGTTTGCAACTGCTGGTGGACCGCACCGACTTCCGCGAAAACATCAAGATAGAAATGCTCAACGTTTCCAAGGACGACTTGTTGGACGACTTCGAGGATTCGCCAGAAGTCATGCAGTCAGGCCTGTACAAGCATATCTACACCGCTGAATACGGTCAGTTCGGTGGGCAGCCGGTAGGAGCGGTCATCGCTAACTACTTCATGTCCCCAAGCTCGCCGGACGTGAAATTGATGCAGTACGTGTCCAGTGTCGCCTGCATGTCCCATGCGCCGTTCATCGCAGCGGCCGGTCCGAAGTTCTTTGGCCTGGAGAGCTTCACTGGTCTGCCGGACCTCAAGGACTTGAAAGACCACTTCGAAGGTCCGCAATTCGCCAAGTGGCAGAGCTTCCGTCAATCGGAAGATGCTCGCTATTTTGCTCTGACCGTCCCGCGCTTCCTGTTGCGCAACCCCTATGATCCGCAAGAGAACCCGGTCAAGGCGTTCGTCTACAAGGAAACCGTTGCCAACAGTCACGAGCACTATCTGTGGGGCAACACCGCCTATGCATTCGGTACAAGGCTGACCGACAGCTTTGCCAAGTTCCGCTGGTGCCCGAACATCGTCGGTCCTCAAAGCGGTGGCGCGGTTGAAGACCTGCCATTGCATCACTTCGAAAGCATGGGCGAAATCGAAACCAAGATCCCGACCGAAGTGCTGGTGTCCGACCGGCGCGAATACGAATTGGCCGAGGAGGGCTTCATCTCCCTGACCATGCGCAAAGGCAGTGACAACGCTGCGTTCTTCTCTGCCAGTTCCGTGCAGAAGCCGAAGTTCTTTGGTATCGGCGCCGAGGACAAGCATGCAGAGCTGAACTACAAGCTTGGCACTCAGTTGCCATACATGATGATCGTCAATCGGCTGGCTCACTACTTGAAGGTCCTGCAGCGCGAGCAATTGGGGTCATGGAAGGAGCGCACGGACCTGGAGCGCGAGCTCAACAACTGGATCCGCCAGTACGTGGCCGACCAGGAGAACCCTAGCGCCGAAGTCCGTGGTCGCCGTCCGCTGCGTGCAGCGAAGATCATTGTCAGTGACGTGGAAGGTGAGCCTGGCTGGTATCGCGTTGGCCTGAACGTACGGCCTCACTTCAAGTACATGGGCGCCGATTTCACGCTGTCGTTGGTTGGCAAGCTGGACAAGGTGTAG
- the tssF gene encoding type VI secretion system baseplate subunit TssF, which translates to MSFNHYYQSELTALRQLGRCFAERNPALAPFLGQAGRDPDVERLLEGFAFLTGRLRQKLDDQLPELSHSLMQLLWPNYMRPLPAFSILQFDPQRRSGPALRVERDTPVESKPVQQVRCRFLTCYPTEVLALDLTRLSYSVKGDGSLLSLRLEMCCDGHLGELQLSHLRLHLTGERYISQMLYISLLRNLEGIELIPLDGAGAALQAADGSPMTFRIPAASVQPVGFAEEEALIPYPLNTFRGYRYLQEYFAFQDKFLFVDIHGLDVINIAPHSSVEQMRGLELRFDIGKSGIQRMRPTLDNIKLYCTPIVNLFKHDAQPIRLDSKQDEYLLLPADYDQEHCGVFSVESVTGWNPGGLGYQAYVPFESFEHDSSFDVPHSRPYYSVRQRPSLLHGGLDTCLGFGVRHTHLHETLSIELMCTNQNLPRQLKPGDIDQPGEKSPESLSFRNIGPVTSSFAPPLNRDFLWKLISNMSLNYLSLADVNALKVILETYDFPRYYDEQTEKVSKRLLDGLKSIRHQHVDRLHRGLPVRGLRTELTIDPQGYIGEGDLFVFASVLNEFFALYASLNSYHELRVNSTQGEVYQWTPRMGQQPLL; encoded by the coding sequence ATGTCGTTCAATCATTACTACCAGAGTGAGCTGACGGCGCTCCGCCAGCTGGGTCGGTGTTTCGCCGAACGTAACCCAGCGCTGGCCCCCTTTCTGGGGCAGGCCGGACGGGACCCGGATGTGGAGCGGCTACTGGAGGGGTTTGCCTTTCTGACCGGGCGACTGCGCCAGAAGCTCGATGACCAATTGCCGGAGCTGAGCCATTCGCTGATGCAGCTATTGTGGCCGAACTACATGCGGCCATTGCCAGCCTTCAGCATCTTGCAGTTCGATCCGCAGCGGCGATCCGGCCCCGCGTTGCGGGTGGAACGCGATACGCCGGTCGAAAGTAAACCTGTCCAGCAGGTGCGTTGCCGTTTCCTGACGTGTTACCCGACCGAGGTGCTGGCGCTTGATCTGACCAGGTTGAGTTATTCAGTGAAAGGGGATGGGTCGCTGTTGAGCCTGCGTCTGGAGATGTGTTGCGACGGTCATTTGGGCGAACTGCAACTGAGCCATTTGCGTCTGCACCTGACCGGCGAGCGTTACATCAGCCAGATGCTCTACATCAGTCTGTTGCGCAACCTCGAGGGTATCGAGCTGATTCCGCTGGACGGCGCTGGCGCAGCTTTGCAGGCGGCAGACGGCAGCCCAATGACGTTCAGGATCCCAGCCGCTAGTGTCCAGCCAGTAGGCTTTGCCGAAGAGGAAGCGCTGATCCCGTATCCGCTGAATACCTTTCGCGGCTATCGCTACCTGCAGGAATATTTCGCTTTCCAGGACAAGTTCCTGTTCGTCGATATCCATGGCCTGGACGTGATCAACATTGCACCGCACAGCAGTGTCGAACAGATGCGGGGCCTGGAACTGCGCTTCGATATTGGCAAAAGTGGTATCCAGCGGATGCGTCCGACACTGGATAACATAAAGCTGTACTGCACGCCGATCGTCAATCTGTTCAAACATGACGCGCAGCCGATCCGCCTGGACAGCAAACAGGACGAATATCTGCTGCTGCCGGCCGATTATGACCAGGAGCACTGCGGCGTGTTTTCGGTCGAAAGCGTCACTGGCTGGAACCCCGGCGGCCTGGGTTATCAGGCCTATGTGCCGTTCGAATCCTTCGAGCATGATTCAAGCTTCGATGTGCCCCACAGCAGACCCTACTACAGCGTTCGTCAGCGTCCTTCATTGCTGCACGGTGGCCTGGACACCTGCCTGGGCTTCGGTGTCCGCCACACTCACCTCCATGAAACCCTGTCTATCGAGTTGATGTGCACCAACCAGAACCTGCCGCGCCAGCTAAAGCCGGGTGACATCGACCAGCCCGGTGAGAAAAGCCCTGAATCACTGAGTTTCCGCAACATAGGTCCGGTCACTTCGAGCTTCGCCCCTCCGCTCAATCGCGATTTCCTCTGGAAGCTGATCAGCAACATGTCACTCAACTACCTGTCGCTGGCGGACGTCAATGCGCTCAAGGTGATTCTCGAAACCTATGATTTTCCGCGTTACTACGACGAACAGACAGAGAAGGTCAGCAAGCGTTTGCTGGACGGGCTCAAGTCGATCAGGCACCAGCATGTCGACCGTCTGCACCGGGGCTTGCCGGTTCGTGGCTTGCGCACCGAGCTGACCATCGACCCGCAGGGTTACATCGGCGAGGGCGACCTGTTCGTCTTCGCGTCGGTCCTCAACGAGTTTTTCGCGCTTTATGCCAGCCTCAATTCGTACCACGAACTACGGGTGAACAGCACACAAGGAGAGGTCTACCAATGGACACCCCGCATGGGCCAGCAGCCGCTTCTATAA
- a CDS encoding sigma-54 interaction domain-containing protein, whose protein sequence is MFKKLSQPLDYAEALLAQFSNLSRLVDGAELVGNFIQGVARLSGCELVQLYLLDATRARLEMNTEYLEGLVQFRDPQSLSSDYHAEQLLQFSLRQNRVVCLGALSDSVHETRFLPARATPWQSLLCVPLVDPQDEVGGLLLCASNQHLDLHGVAESLGRLGTFALGQMHLLQRLRGPVDESVSDATSLPSGISYGLIGKSVAMRKTCSLLSKVLHSPYTVLLRGETGTGKEVVARVLHDYGPRRSKAFIVQNCAAVPENLLESELFGYRKGAFTGADRDRAGLFDAANGGTLLLDEIGDMPLSLQAKLLRVLQEGEIRPLGSNDTHHVDVRIIAATHRDLKQLMEEGKFREDLYYRLAQFPIQLPALRQRDGDIIELARHFADKACTLLRRDPVRWSDAALDHLAAYDFPGNVRELKSIVERAVLLCESGELLVEHFALHIQTPSERGRVNLRERMEQIERGLLIDCLRESAGNKTRAARELGLPLRTLIYRLARLNVQRSDFND, encoded by the coding sequence ATGTTCAAGAAACTCTCGCAACCGCTGGACTATGCCGAGGCACTTTTGGCGCAGTTTTCCAACCTTTCACGCTTGGTGGACGGTGCTGAGCTGGTGGGGAATTTCATTCAGGGGGTTGCGCGGCTCAGTGGCTGTGAACTGGTGCAGTTGTACCTGCTCGATGCCACTCGCGCCCGCCTGGAAATGAACACCGAGTATCTGGAAGGCCTGGTGCAATTTCGTGACCCGCAAAGCCTGTCCTCCGATTATCACGCTGAGCAATTGTTGCAATTTTCCCTACGCCAGAACCGTGTGGTATGCCTCGGCGCGCTAAGTGACAGTGTGCACGAAACCCGTTTTCTGCCCGCGCGGGCCACACCATGGCAGTCGCTGCTTTGTGTGCCCCTGGTCGACCCGCAGGATGAGGTTGGTGGCTTGTTGTTGTGCGCCAGCAATCAGCACCTCGACTTGCATGGGGTCGCTGAATCCCTGGGACGTCTTGGGACCTTTGCACTTGGTCAGATGCATCTGTTGCAGCGCCTGCGCGGTCCTGTCGACGAGTCGGTGTCCGATGCCACAAGCTTGCCGAGCGGTATCAGTTACGGCCTGATCGGCAAGAGCGTCGCCATGCGCAAGACCTGCTCGTTGCTCAGTAAAGTACTGCATAGCCCCTATACCGTCCTGCTGCGGGGTGAGACCGGTACCGGCAAGGAAGTCGTGGCCCGGGTCCTCCATGATTACGGTCCGCGTCGATCCAAGGCGTTTATCGTGCAGAACTGTGCGGCGGTTCCCGAGAACTTACTGGAGAGTGAGCTTTTCGGCTATCGCAAGGGCGCGTTCACCGGTGCCGACCGAGACCGTGCCGGGCTGTTCGACGCGGCCAACGGCGGCACGCTGTTGCTCGATGAAATCGGCGATATGCCGTTGTCCCTGCAAGCGAAGTTGTTGCGAGTGTTGCAGGAAGGGGAAATCCGACCGTTGGGTTCCAACGACACTCACCATGTCGACGTGCGCATCATTGCCGCCACTCATCGCGACCTGAAGCAGTTGATGGAGGAGGGCAAGTTCCGCGAAGACCTGTATTACCGCCTTGCGCAGTTTCCAATTCAGTTGCCAGCGTTACGTCAGCGCGACGGCGACATCATCGAGCTGGCGCGGCATTTTGCCGACAAGGCTTGCACACTCCTGAGGCGCGATCCGGTGCGCTGGTCAGACGCGGCACTCGATCACCTGGCTGCCTACGACTTCCCGGGAAATGTCCGTGAACTCAAGAGCATCGTGGAAAGGGCCGTGCTTTTGTGCGAGAGCGGCGAATTGCTCGTCGAGCATTTTGCGCTGCACATCCAGACCCCATCCGAGCGCGGCCGCGTGAACCTGCGTGAGCGGATGGAACAGATAGAACGTGGCCTGTTGATCGATTGCCTGCGCGAGAGTGCAGGCAACAAGACACGTGCCGCCCGCGAACTCGGCCTGCCGCTGCGCACGCTGATCTATCGTCTCGCGCGCCTGAACGTTCAGCGCAGTGATTTCAATGATTGA
- the tssH gene encoding type VI secretion system ATPase TssH — MINVDLQQLIQALDAETRSDLERSAEQCIARGADKVLVEDLMLGLLERPQGLLARALQDAQVSAGELSAALQPRMGHSASRNPVFAPALVQWLQDALLVANLELGLSQVGQAALILALLRNPLRYAGSAYHALLTRLNIDRLKDFALSQQAQPVADQTAKPGDSLLARFTHDLTRQAREGQLDPVLCRDGEIRQMIDILVRRRKNNPIVVGEAGVGKTAIVEGLALRIAAGEVPSVLEDVELLSLDMGLLQAGAGIKGEFERRLKGVIDEVKTSPKSIILFIDEAHTLVGAGSSAGAADAANLLKPALARGELRTIAATTWTEYKKYFEKDPALARRFQPVQLHEPTVSEAVTILRGLARVYENSHGIYLRDDAVVAAAQLSARYLAGRQLPDKAVDVLDTACARVRISLAAAPQSLERIRSELAEGERQRQALRRDGQAGLSIDLQALEALEARLEAIEDECRALETQWTEQRILAQRLLSLRQQLARARESEQDQTHGVEALEAALHETHGTLVAAQAQERLVSFEVCPRLVAEVISAWTGVPLAQLAREHNLKVASFAADLRARIRGQEPAVQALDRAMRAAAAGLNKPDAPVGVFLLVGPSGVGKTETAHALADLLYGGDRFITTLNMTEFQEKHTVSRLIGAPPGYVGFGEGGMLTEAVRKKPYCVVLLDEIEKADPDVLNLFYQIFDKGLANDGEGREIDFRNTLILMTSNLGSERIDELCENGAHPSAESLEESIRPILSKHFKPALLARMCVVPYYPVSGPVLRELVTIKLDRMGERLRRRHLGFSYCGQLVNHLVARCSRNDRGARLIDQLLDLHLMPLVADRLLAAMAGDEQLRHVHAVLNGDASIACEFS, encoded by the coding sequence ATGATCAACGTAGACCTTCAGCAACTGATTCAGGCATTGGACGCCGAAACCAGGAGCGATCTGGAGCGCTCGGCCGAGCAATGCATCGCGCGTGGCGCAGACAAGGTCCTGGTGGAAGACTTGATGCTGGGCTTGCTGGAGCGTCCGCAAGGCCTGCTCGCGCGAGCCTTGCAAGATGCCCAGGTCAGCGCGGGTGAACTGAGCGCCGCCCTGCAACCACGGATGGGGCACAGTGCTTCGCGCAACCCGGTATTCGCCCCAGCGCTGGTGCAATGGTTACAGGATGCCCTGCTGGTGGCCAATCTCGAGCTGGGCCTTAGCCAGGTCGGACAAGCCGCGTTGATCCTGGCGTTGCTGCGCAACCCGCTTCGTTACGCAGGGAGTGCTTATCATGCGCTGCTCACCCGGCTGAATATCGATCGGTTGAAAGATTTCGCCTTGTCGCAACAGGCTCAACCGGTCGCCGATCAGACCGCCAAACCGGGCGACTCCCTGCTGGCGCGCTTTACCCATGACCTGACTCGGCAGGCCCGCGAAGGCCAGCTCGACCCGGTGCTTTGTCGCGACGGTGAAATCCGGCAGATGATCGATATCCTCGTTCGTCGCCGCAAGAACAACCCAATCGTGGTCGGTGAGGCTGGAGTGGGCAAGACCGCCATCGTCGAGGGGCTGGCGTTGCGCATCGCCGCAGGGGAAGTACCGTCAGTGCTCGAAGATGTCGAGCTGCTTTCGCTGGATATGGGGCTGCTGCAGGCCGGCGCCGGCATCAAGGGTGAATTCGAGCGTCGTCTCAAGGGGGTGATCGACGAGGTCAAGACTTCGCCGAAATCCATCATTCTGTTCATCGATGAGGCCCACACCTTGGTTGGTGCGGGCAGCAGCGCGGGGGCCGCCGATGCGGCCAACCTGCTCAAGCCAGCCTTGGCCCGGGGCGAGCTGCGCACGATCGCGGCCACTACCTGGACCGAGTACAAAAAATACTTTGAGAAAGACCCAGCCCTGGCCCGTCGTTTCCAACCGGTGCAATTGCACGAGCCCACTGTCAGCGAGGCGGTGACCATCCTGCGTGGCCTGGCCCGCGTCTACGAGAACAGTCACGGCATTTACCTGCGTGATGACGCGGTGGTCGCGGCGGCGCAATTGTCGGCCCGCTACCTGGCTGGTCGTCAGTTGCCAGACAAGGCTGTGGATGTACTGGACACCGCCTGCGCTCGCGTACGCATCAGCCTGGCCGCTGCGCCGCAAAGCCTGGAGCGAATACGCAGCGAGCTGGCCGAAGGCGAGCGTCAGCGCCAGGCGCTGCGCCGTGATGGGCAGGCCGGTTTATCGATCGATCTTCAGGCGCTAGAAGCGCTGGAGGCCCGCCTGGAGGCCATCGAAGACGAGTGCCGAGCGCTGGAAACCCAATGGACCGAGCAACGTATTCTTGCGCAACGCCTGTTGTCGCTTCGTCAACAATTGGCCAGGGCACGGGAATCCGAGCAGGATCAAACCCACGGTGTCGAAGCCCTGGAAGCGGCGCTGCATGAAACACACGGCACGTTGGTGGCTGCGCAGGCTCAGGAGCGCTTGGTCAGCTTCGAAGTTTGCCCGCGACTGGTCGCCGAGGTCATCAGTGCCTGGACCGGTGTACCGCTGGCGCAACTGGCCCGAGAGCACAATTTGAAAGTCGCCAGTTTCGCGGCGGACCTGCGTGCGCGTATTCGTGGTCAGGAGCCAGCTGTACAGGCGCTTGATCGCGCGATGCGTGCCGCCGCCGCAGGCCTGAACAAACCCGACGCCCCAGTGGGCGTGTTTCTGCTGGTGGGGCCCAGTGGCGTCGGCAAGACTGAGACGGCGCATGCCCTGGCCGACTTGCTCTATGGCGGTGATCGTTTCATCACCACGCTCAACATGACTGAATTCCAGGAGAAACATACCGTTTCGCGGTTGATCGGCGCACCGCCGGGCTACGTTGGTTTTGGCGAAGGTGGCATGCTCACCGAAGCCGTGCGGAAAAAGCCTTATTGCGTGGTGCTGCTCGATGAAATCGAAAAAGCCGACCCGGATGTGTTGAACCTGTTCTACCAGATATTCGACAAAGGCTTGGCCAACGATGGGGAAGGGCGGGAGATTGATTTTCGCAATACCTTGATTCTGATGACGTCGAACCTGGGCAGTGAGCGCATCGACGAACTGTGCGAAAACGGCGCACACCCGAGCGCCGAAAGCCTCGAAGAGTCCATTCGCCCGATCCTCAGTAAACATTTCAAACCCGCTCTGTTAGCCCGCATGTGCGTGGTGCCGTACTACCCGGTCAGCGGGCCGGTGTTGCGTGAGCTGGTGACGATCAAACTCGACCGCATGGGCGAGCGGCTGCGCCGTCGTCACTTGGGCTTCAGTTACTGCGGCCAACTTGTGAACCATCTGGTCGCGCGTTGCAGTCGCAATGATCGCGGCGCACGACTGATTGACCAACTGCTTGACCTGCACCTGATGCCGCTGGTTGCCGACCGGTTGCTCGCGGCCATGGCCGGCGACGAACAGCTGCGGCATGTACACGCCGTGCTCAACGGCGATGCCAGCATTGCGTGTGAGTTCTCCTGA
- the tssG gene encoding type VI secretion system baseplate subunit TssG gives MDTPHGPAAASISVLTRGIREYSLFQAVLLVVDRLREAHPALDDDALYDRLEFRANPSLGFPASDIDRVEFFEEHGQVRARLSMNLVSLVGAGSPLPAFYGEQALGEGDGNPTRDFLDVFHHRLQRLMLPIWRKYRYCASFQSGAQDPFSEQLFALIGLGGEDIRKASQLNWKRLLPYLGLLSLRAHSAALIEAVLRYYFKHAELNLEQCIERRVDILGEQRNRLGSANSLLSQDLVLGERVRDRSGKFRIHISELDWQRFHEFLPIGTGYQPLCSLVRFTLRDPLEYDIRLVLRQQEIRELCMGEQNTCRLGWTSWLGHERADGVVILGSKIH, from the coding sequence ATGGACACCCCGCATGGGCCAGCAGCCGCTTCTATAAGCGTGCTGACACGAGGGATACGCGAGTACTCGCTATTTCAGGCCGTGTTGTTGGTCGTTGATCGGCTGCGCGAGGCTCATCCAGCGCTCGATGATGACGCGCTGTATGACCGGCTGGAATTCCGAGCCAACCCAAGCCTGGGGTTCCCCGCCAGCGACATTGATCGTGTGGAGTTTTTCGAAGAGCACGGCCAGGTGCGGGCGCGCCTGAGCATGAATCTGGTCAGCCTGGTAGGGGCAGGGTCGCCGCTACCGGCGTTCTATGGTGAACAGGCCTTGGGGGAAGGGGATGGCAATCCGACGCGCGACTTTCTCGACGTTTTCCATCACCGCCTTCAACGGCTGATGCTACCGATCTGGCGCAAGTATCGTTATTGCGCAAGCTTTCAGAGCGGTGCTCAAGACCCGTTTTCCGAGCAGCTGTTTGCGCTGATCGGCCTGGGCGGCGAAGACATTCGCAAGGCCAGCCAACTGAACTGGAAGCGTCTGCTGCCGTACCTGGGCCTGCTGAGTCTTCGTGCTCATTCGGCGGCTCTGATAGAGGCCGTGCTGCGTTATTACTTCAAGCATGCCGAACTGAACCTTGAACAGTGCATCGAGCGGCGCGTGGACATCCTTGGCGAACAGCGCAATCGCCTGGGGAGCGCCAACAGCCTGCTGAGCCAAGACCTGGTGCTCGGCGAACGGGTGCGCGACCGCAGCGGCAAGTTCCGGATCCATATCAGCGAACTGGATTGGCAGCGTTTTCACGAATTCCTGCCCATCGGCACCGGTTACCAGCCGTTGTGCTCGCTGGTGCGATTCACCCTGCGTGATCCCCTCGAATATGACATTCGCCTGGTCCTGCGCCAGCAGGAAATTCGTGAGCTGTGCATGGGTGAACAGAATACCTGTCGCCTGGGATGGACCAGTTGGCTGGGGCACGAGCGCGCCGATGGCGTAGTGATCCTCGGCAGCAAAATTCACTAG